The following are encoded in a window of Glandiceps talaboti chromosome 5, keGlaTala1.1, whole genome shotgun sequence genomic DNA:
- the LOC144435111 gene encoding uncharacterized protein LOC144435111 isoform X2 — MACLANHSWVSFRGFSEAYNDVVRQLKGDGIMKDFLQNKAEPSTSAQIRCCFWFTNTVTEKSCVRYVFQWGIGI; from the exons ATGGCCTGTCTTGC AAACCATTCTTGGGTTAGCTTCAGAGGTTTTTCAGAAGCATACAATGATGTTGTGAGACAACTCAAAGGAGACGGCATAATGAAAGACTTCTTACAAAATAAAGCTGAGCCCTCAACATCTGCACAAATACGGTGTTGTTTCTG GTTCACAAATACAGTTACAGAAAAAAGCTGTGTCAGATATGTTTTTCAATGGGGAATTGGCATATGA
- the LOC144435111 gene encoding uncharacterized protein LOC144435111 isoform X1 produces the protein MDIIKADGRIQNLKKSHDALVNIHISKDMKYLEENVIMTLLCAKLTYVGVQCLFFSINHALVNMPKRFNYIEVIFQRALEDHRIAIDEEDEETKEGTSFIHQISGEKMLCLFLKRHLQLLPFMNGWPVLRKNHSWVSFRGFSEAYNDVVRQLKGDGIMKDFLQNKAEPSTSAQIRCCFWFTNTVTEKSCVRYVFQWGIGI, from the exons ATGGACATTATCAAGGCTGATGGAAGAATACAAAACCTTAAGAAAAGCCATGATGCTTTGGTGAATATCCATATTTCAAAAGATATGAAGTACCTAGAAGAAAATGTGATAATGACATTGTTGTGTGCCAAGTTAACATATGTTGGGgtacaatgtttatttttttccatcaatCATGCACTTGTCAACATGCCCAAGAGGTTTAATTACATCGAGGTTATATTTCAAAGAGCGCTCGAAGATCATAGAATTGCAATTGATGAGGAAGATGAGGAGACAAAAGAGGGCACAAGTTTTATCCATCAGATATCAGGAGAAAAGATGCTCTGTCTATTTCTGAAGAGGCATTTGCAGCTGTTGCCCTTCATGAATGGATGGCCTGTCTTGCgtaa AAACCATTCTTGGGTTAGCTTCAGAGGTTTTTCAGAAGCATACAATGATGTTGTGAGACAACTCAAAGGAGACGGCATAATGAAAGACTTCTTACAAAATAAAGCTGAGCCCTCAACATCTGCACAAATACGGTGTTGTTTCTG GTTCACAAATACAGTTACAGAAAAAAGCTGTGTCAGATATGTTTTTCAATGGGGAATTGGCATATGA